A window of the Solirubrobacterales bacterium genome harbors these coding sequences:
- a CDS encoding thioredoxin domain-containing protein: protein MPNLLAGSSSPYLLQHQDNPVAWHPWGSEALALARELDRPVLLSIGYAACHWCHVMERESFEDAATARYMNEHFVPVKVDREERPDLDAIYIEAVQMITGQGGWPLTVFLDPDGVPFHGGTYFPPEPAPGMPSFRQVMEAVIRAWNDKREEIRGQAGNVRARLGAISLISPREGDLDPAEVDARTVSLLELIDPENGGFGAAPKFPPASALDFLLARGESDPVERTLDRMAAGGINDQIGGGFARYAVDAEWLVPHFEKMLSDNALLARTYLHGFQNLGHQRYRRICEQTIEWALREMRDPAGGFYSSLDADSDGEEGRFYTWTPTELAEVLGDRAEAAAVAFGVSAEGNFEGRSVLHVPSGTPRGELGDLEAIGRDLLAARNRRVRPGLDDKVLCAWNALMISALAEAGAVLERDDLVEAAADCASFIWEEMRGPQGALFRSWRQGRATLNGYLEDYAFLVEALLELYQASLEPIWFERARALAESMIDRFADPDRGGFFTTSHDHEDLIARRKDVGDHPIPSGNASAALGLLKLYALSGERKYLRYAEGVLKLLAPASARQPDAFGHLLQALALYHAGPTELAVVVPRREADDRPVREADVAALLGVARESYRPGLVLAGGPAGSESPELLAGRDAIGDRPTGYLCRQFACQAPVTDPSDLRIQLDSP from the coding sequence ATGCCGAACCTTCTGGCCGGATCCTCCAGTCCGTACCTGCTTCAACACCAGGACAATCCGGTCGCGTGGCATCCCTGGGGGTCGGAGGCGCTGGCCCTGGCCCGGGAACTGGATCGTCCGGTCCTGCTCTCGATCGGCTACGCAGCCTGCCACTGGTGCCACGTGATGGAACGGGAGTCCTTCGAGGATGCTGCAACCGCCCGCTACATGAACGAGCACTTCGTTCCGGTCAAGGTGGACCGCGAGGAACGGCCCGACCTCGATGCGATCTACATCGAGGCGGTCCAGATGATCACCGGCCAGGGTGGCTGGCCGCTCACCGTCTTTCTCGACCCGGACGGGGTGCCGTTTCACGGCGGCACCTACTTCCCGCCGGAACCGGCACCGGGAATGCCGAGCTTCCGCCAGGTGATGGAGGCGGTGATCCGGGCCTGGAACGACAAGCGGGAAGAGATCCGTGGCCAGGCCGGGAACGTCAGGGCCCGGCTCGGGGCGATCTCGCTGATCAGTCCCCGGGAAGGGGATCTCGACCCCGCCGAGGTCGATGCGCGGACGGTGAGCCTGCTCGAGCTGATCGACCCGGAGAACGGCGGTTTCGGGGCCGCCCCCAAGTTCCCGCCGGCGTCGGCCCTTGACTTCCTGCTGGCCCGGGGAGAGAGCGACCCGGTTGAGCGCACCCTCGACCGGATGGCAGCCGGCGGCATCAACGACCAGATCGGCGGCGGTTTCGCCCGCTACGCGGTGGACGCGGAGTGGCTGGTTCCCCATTTCGAAAAGATGCTGAGCGACAACGCGCTCCTCGCCCGGACCTACCTTCACGGTTTCCAGAACCTCGGACACCAACGCTACCGGCGGATCTGTGAACAGACGATCGAGTGGGCACTCCGCGAGATGCGCGATCCGGCCGGGGGCTTCTACAGCTCGCTCGATGCGGACTCCGATGGTGAGGAGGGGCGCTTCTACACCTGGACCCCGACCGAACTGGCAGAGGTTCTGGGCGACCGGGCGGAGGCTGCTGCGGTCGCCTTCGGTGTGTCCGCGGAAGGTAACTTCGAGGGCCGTAGCGTCCTGCATGTGCCGTCCGGGACTCCGCGGGGCGAGCTCGGCGACCTGGAGGCGATCGGCAGGGACCTGCTCGCAGCCCGGAACCGGCGGGTCCGGCCCGGGCTTGACGACAAGGTGCTCTGCGCATGGAACGCGCTGATGATCTCGGCCCTCGCCGAAGCGGGAGCCGTACTCGAACGGGACGATCTGGTCGAGGCGGCAGCCGACTGCGCCTCATTCATCTGGGAGGAGATGCGGGGACCGCAGGGCGCCCTGTTTCGAAGCTGGCGCCAGGGGCGAGCAACCCTGAACGGATACCTCGAGGACTACGCCTTCCTGGTGGAGGCGCTGCTGGAGCTCTACCAGGCGAGCCTCGAACCGATCTGGTTCGAGCGGGCCCGGGCTCTGGCCGAGAGCATGATCGACCGGTTCGCCGATCCCGACCGGGGCGGTTTCTTCACCACCTCCCATGACCATGAGGATCTGATCGCCAGACGCAAGGATGTGGGTGACCATCCGATTCCCTCCGGGAACGCCTCGGCCGCGCTCGGGCTGTTGAAGCTGTATGCCCTGTCCGGGGAGCGGAAATACCTGCGCTACGCCGAGGGGGTGCTGAAGCTGCTGGCCCCGGCCAGCGCCCGCCAGCCGGACGCCTTCGGTCATCTGCTCCAGGCGCTGGCGCTGTACCACGCCGGACCGACCGAACTCGCGGTGGTTGTTCCCCGGAGGGAGGCCGACGACCGGCCCGTCCGGGAAGCCGACGTGGCGGCGCTGCTCGGGGTCGCCCGCGAGTCCTATCGTCCGGGCCTCGTTCTGGCCGGCGGACCGGCCGGGAGCGAGTCACCGGAGTTGCTGGCCGGACGGGATGCGATCGGTGATCGCCCCACCGGCTATCTCTGTCGGCAGTTCGCCTGCCAGGCACCGGTGACCGACCCGTCCGATCTCCGGATTCAACTCGATTCGCCCTGA
- a CDS encoding peptidoglycan-binding protein, with amino-acid sequence MLFRFSLRQSKTALLAALALAAFGLSLPGADPAAAGGGLTLERPEPVKPSDPTAAARFGNRVLKEGMVGPDVRVLKSIVRSKSLLRRSSLSESFDRPTTHAVRRFQRNSNIETSGVVTRGTARKMVRSMPVSVATWYGPGFWGNRTACGKVLRPGMMGVAHKTLPCGSKVLIGYRGRYVMTTVIDRGPYGYGRSWDLTLAASDAIRMTSTGVGRVRTAVVRRGK; translated from the coding sequence ATGCTTTTCCGCTTCTCGCTGCGCCAATCGAAGACTGCTCTGCTCGCGGCCCTGGCCCTGGCCGCGTTCGGCCTCTCCCTGCCGGGTGCCGACCCTGCCGCTGCCGGTGGCGGGCTCACCCTTGAACGCCCGGAGCCGGTCAAGCCGTCCGACCCGACCGCCGCCGCCCGCTTCGGCAACCGGGTCCTGAAGGAAGGAATGGTCGGTCCCGACGTGAGGGTGCTGAAGAGCATCGTCCGTTCCAAGTCCCTGCTGCGTCGAAGCTCCCTCAGCGAGAGCTTCGACCGTCCCACGACTCATGCCGTCCGCCGGTTTCAGCGCAACAGCAACATCGAGACCAGCGGAGTGGTGACCCGGGGTACAGCCCGGAAGATGGTTCGCAGCATGCCGGTGTCCGTGGCCACCTGGTACGGACCGGGTTTCTGGGGCAACCGCACCGCTTGCGGCAAGGTGCTGCGTCCGGGAATGATGGGAGTTGCCCACAAGACGCTTCCCTGTGGATCGAAGGTCCTGATCGGCTACCGGGGCCGGTACGTCATGACCACCGTGATCGACCGTGGTCCGTACGGCTACGGTCGGTCCTGGGATCTCACTCTTGCTGCCAGCGACGCGATCAGGATGACCTCAACCGGAGTCGGGCGAGTCCGCACCGCAGTCGTTCGTCGCGGCAAGTAG
- a CDS encoding carboxymuconolactone decarboxylase family protein, giving the protein MSTVTVKTEVSRFHIHDELTAPDESAPILKSIQLGGRQVNKLVGVLAGSPAVLRAYTRMRAELAQGSLPRDTRMRIALAVAEHRGDSYSVVLYAKQARSAGMGLDEVSRARSFASSDEREQALLTYLKAALEAEGDPPIYLHEEAREAGWDDEQILEALAHVALGEFQSVMAAAAALPKDQATPRVLPNAA; this is encoded by the coding sequence GTGAGTACCGTGACCGTCAAGACCGAAGTCAGCCGATTTCACATCCACGACGAACTGACCGCGCCGGACGAGAGCGCGCCGATCCTGAAGAGCATCCAGCTCGGCGGCCGTCAGGTGAACAAGCTGGTCGGGGTCCTGGCCGGCTCTCCCGCTGTGCTTCGCGCCTACACCCGGATGCGGGCCGAGCTCGCCCAGGGTTCGCTTCCCCGCGACACCAGGATGAGGATCGCGCTGGCGGTGGCCGAGCACCGCGGCGACAGCTACAGCGTGGTGCTGTACGCCAAACAGGCCCGATCCGCCGGAATGGGTCTCGACGAGGTGTCGAGAGCCCGCAGCTTCGCCTCATCGGATGAACGGGAGCAGGCCCTGCTCACCTACCTGAAGGCCGCCCTCGAAGCCGAGGGTGACCCACCCATCTACCTGCACGAGGAGGCCCGGGAGGCCGGCTGGGACGATGAGCAGATCCTCGAGGCCCTGGCCCACGTGGCCCTGGGTGAGTTTCAGAGTGTGATGGCCGCTGCGGCGGCTCTCCCAAAGGATCAGGCGACCCCAAGGGTGCTGCCCAACGCCGCCTGA